From Deltaproteobacteria bacterium, a single genomic window includes:
- a CDS encoding chemotaxis protein CheD: MSLGDPKNQEIERVQYFLKPGYIFLSREPTLVYSVMGSAVTVYLWDRQKRYGGLSHFLYPRISKPKKATVQYGNVAVLTLIKLMTADGSEKSFLEAQIFGGADPRSSSDNTLGGQNILMAKTILAREGIPIISEDVGGGKGRKLAVKSDTNEVMVLKVDRLRQEDWYPYVLKEPR; encoded by the coding sequence ATGTCTTTGGGAGACCCCAAAAACCAGGAAATCGAACGTGTTCAATATTTTTTGAAACCCGGTTATATTTTTTTAAGCCGGGAGCCCACCCTGGTTTATTCGGTTATGGGGTCGGCCGTCACGGTTTACCTCTGGGACCGCCAGAAACGGTATGGCGGCCTGTCCCACTTCCTTTATCCGAGGATTTCCAAACCGAAAAAGGCCACAGTCCAATATGGTAATGTCGCTGTTCTGACCCTGATCAAGCTGATGACGGCAGACGGTTCGGAGAAATCCTTTCTGGAGGCCCAGATATTCGGAGGCGCAGATCCCCGGTCCTCTTCGGATAACACCCTGGGGGGACAAAATATATTAATGGCCAAAACGATTCTGGCCCGGGAAGGTATCCCCATTATTTCAGAGGATGTGGGGGGGGGCAAGGGGAGGAAACTGGCTGTTAAATCCGATACCAATGAGGTTATGGTCCTTAAGGTGGACCGATTAAGGCAAGAAGATTGGTATCCCTATGTTTTAAAAGAACCCCGATAG
- a CDS encoding chemotaxis protein CheX: MSDAMRNAALSAVLNIFETMFFTFLEPVEENPLSPEVLPEPEKETGYLPQPQGPWFLKSEIRFSGAQTGQLQLILPYDLGETLAMNFLGFEEEVSESQVLDMGCELTNMICGNLFSVFDKTAVYTLGVPSIQKISFPDEAPPDKPSDLVLYFSAEGQPITLQIQFDPHQ; the protein is encoded by the coding sequence ATGTCTGACGCCATGCGAAACGCCGCCCTTTCCGCTGTTCTCAATATCTTTGAAACCATGTTTTTTACCTTTTTAGAGCCGGTAGAGGAGAACCCGCTGTCTCCGGAGGTCTTGCCCGAACCGGAAAAGGAGACCGGTTACCTTCCGCAACCCCAGGGGCCCTGGTTTTTAAAAAGTGAAATCCGTTTTTCCGGGGCCCAGACCGGACAGTTGCAACTCATCCTCCCCTATGATCTTGGCGAAACGCTGGCCATGAATTTTCTGGGATTTGAGGAAGAGGTGAGTGAATCTCAGGTGTTGGACATGGGTTGTGAATTGACGAATATGATTTGCGGCAATCTATTTTCCGTCTTCGATAAAACGGCTGTCTACACCTTAGGTGTTCCGTCCATTCAAAAAATATCTTTTCCAGACGAAGCCCCCCCGGATAAACCTTCAGATCTTGTCCTGTATTTTTCGGCCGAGGGACAACCGATCACTCTTCAAATTCAATTCGATCCCCATCAATAA
- a CDS encoding response regulator — protein sequence MAYNVLIVDDSQTMRKVILKALTLSGFDLGECLEAGNGAEALTVLSAHWIDLILTDLNMPVMNGLELVHKLKGDQHYEGIPVVLITTEGSETRLQELFALGVKDYIQKPFHPERLRDVLTRIMEKPYV from the coding sequence ATGGCATATAATGTTTTGATTGTTGATGATTCCCAGACGATGCGGAAGGTCATTTTAAAGGCCCTGACGCTTTCAGGTTTTGACTTGGGGGAATGTCTGGAAGCCGGTAACGGCGCTGAGGCCTTGACTGTCCTGTCTGCTCATTGGATTGATTTGATCCTGACGGACCTGAATATGCCGGTGATGAACGGATTGGAATTGGTCCATAAACTAAAAGGCGACCAACACTATGAAGGCATTCCCGTGGTGCTGATTACGACCGAGGGCAGTGAAACCCGTCTGCAGGAATTATTTGCCCTGGGGGTTAAAGATTATATCCAAAAACCTTTCCATCCCGAAAGATTACGAGATGTTTTGACTCGTATCATGGAGAAACCTTATGTCTGA
- a CDS encoding HDOD domain-containing protein: MSFVEAIIKSTRQLPPFPAVVNKALDLINNPKSSIQEVVETIQYDQAITANVLKICNSAQFGLRYPVGSLQEALMFLGFNQLFEIIMATVSGSTLGKAVSGYDLEAGALWKHSVSTALLSQIISKRLKKDQSPLLFTAALIHDIGKVLLHSYVEEQFEAIKEQVRAKGISFLTAEKDVLGIDHAELSALITEEWNFPQGIIQAIRYHHTPLSAHSEQELVYQIYLCDLIAMLTGIGGGVDGLSYTGFNQVMHHFGLDEKDIERFMAQLGDQIQKVEAMIQVQ, encoded by the coding sequence ATGAGTTTCGTCGAGGCCATTATCAAATCCACCCGCCAACTGCCCCCTTTTCCGGCGGTTGTTAATAAGGCTTTGGATTTGATAAACAATCCTAAGTCTTCCATTCAAGAGGTCGTTGAAACGATTCAATACGATCAGGCCATAACGGCCAATGTATTGAAGATCTGCAATTCGGCCCAGTTCGGTTTGCGCTATCCGGTAGGATCCCTTCAGGAGGCATTGATGTTTTTGGGGTTCAACCAGTTGTTTGAGATTATCATGGCCACGGTGTCCGGTTCGACCCTGGGGAAGGCCGTTTCCGGCTATGATTTAGAGGCTGGTGCATTATGGAAACATTCGGTCAGTACGGCCCTTTTATCTCAAATCATCTCTAAACGATTAAAGAAAGACCAGAGCCCCTTATTGTTTACGGCCGCCCTGATCCATGATATCGGCAAGGTATTACTGCATTCTTATGTCGAAGAGCAATTTGAAGCCATAAAGGAACAGGTTCGAGCCAAAGGGATTTCCTTCCTGACCGCAGAAAAAGATGTTTTGGGCATCGACCATGCCGAGCTGAGCGCTTTGATTACCGAAGAATGGAACTTTCCCCAGGGAATCATCCAGGCCATCCGGTACCATCATACTCCCTTATCGGCCCATTCCGAACAGGAACTGGTTTACCAGATTTATTTGTGTGACCTGATCGCCATGCTGACCGGTATCGGTGGAGGGGTCGATGGATTATCCTATACCGGTTTTAATCAAGTCATGCATCATTTTGGATTAGATGAAAAAGACATTGAACGATTTATGGCCCAACTGGGGGATCAGATCCAAAAAGTGGAAGCCATGATCCAGGTGCAATAA
- a CDS encoding chemotaxis protein CheD → MKIIIGIADMGVSRDQQSGLITYSLGSCIGVAIYDPVAGVGGLLHYMLPESQIDPHKAQKNPFMFADTGIPMLFKEAYRVGASKSRIIVKVAGGSQILDDSGFFNIGKRNYMALRKILWKNNVLIKAEDVGGQVSRTVRMDLATGKVFLRYSGEGEKEL, encoded by the coding sequence ATGAAAATAATCATTGGAATCGCCGATATGGGGGTCAGCCGGGACCAGCAATCCGGATTAATTACCTATTCCCTGGGATCTTGCATCGGGGTTGCCATTTACGATCCGGTGGCGGGGGTCGGGGGGCTTCTCCACTACATGCTGCCGGAATCACAGATCGATCCCCATAAGGCTCAAAAGAATCCTTTTATGTTTGCCGATACCGGAATACCAATGCTTTTTAAAGAGGCCTATCGAGTGGGCGCATCTAAAAGCCGGATTATCGTCAAGGTGGCCGGCGGGTCTCAAATCCTGGATGATTCCGGATTTTTTAATATCGGAAAAAGAAACTATATGGCCCTGCGAAAGATCCTTTGGAAAAATAATGTCCTGATCAAGGCCGAAGATGTGGGGGGACAGGTGTCCCGGACCGTACGGATGGATCTGGCTACCGGAAAAGTCTTTCTTCGCTATTCCGGGGAGGGAGAAAAAGAACTATGA
- a CDS encoding protein-glutamate O-methyltransferase CheR, whose translation MYQPLEFTEADFVKISRLVYDQSGINLHDGKKELVKARLGKRIRNGNFQSFREYYDFVINDPSGEEMIQLLDSISTNFTHFFRENQHFDYLKNEIIPSLKGGKGNNPKKLRIWSAGCSTGEEPYTIAITLLESLPPGSGWDLKILATDISTKVVAVAQSGIYLKNKMQSLSMDLLKKYFLRGENQWRNHVKVKPIIKSTVQFQRLNLMESFSFNESFDCIFCRNVMIYFDKETRTQLVNRFYENLEKGGVLFIGHSESLTGIEHPFHYVKPAIYKKT comes from the coding sequence ATGTATCAGCCCCTTGAATTTACCGAGGCCGATTTTGTCAAGATCAGCCGTCTGGTTTACGACCAATCCGGAATTAATCTTCATGACGGGAAAAAAGAGCTGGTCAAGGCCCGTTTGGGAAAAAGGATACGAAACGGCAATTTCCAATCCTTTCGCGAATATTATGACTTTGTCATCAACGACCCATCGGGGGAGGAAATGATCCAGTTGCTGGATTCCATCTCCACCAATTTCACTCATTTTTTCAGAGAAAACCAGCACTTCGATTATCTTAAAAATGAAATCATTCCTTCTTTAAAGGGGGGAAAGGGAAACAACCCAAAGAAGTTGCGGATCTGGAGCGCCGGATGTTCTACCGGCGAAGAGCCTTATACCATTGCCATAACTTTGTTAGAATCATTGCCACCCGGATCGGGTTGGGATTTGAAGATCCTGGCCACCGATATCTCTACCAAGGTGGTAGCTGTGGCCCAATCCGGAATTTATCTTAAAAACAAAATGCAGTCCCTCTCCATGGATTTATTGAAAAAATATTTTCTCCGCGGGGAAAACCAGTGGCGGAATCACGTAAAAGTAAAACCTATTATAAAATCCACGGTCCAATTCCAGCGGCTGAACCTGATGGAATCCTTTTCATTCAATGAATCCTTTGATTGTATTTTTTGTCGAAATGTGATGATTTATTTCGACAAAGAAACCAGGACCCAGTTGGTAAACCGTTTTTATGAAAACCTGGAAAAAGGGGGGGTCCTTTTCATCGGACACTCGGAAAGTCTGACCGGAATCGAACATCCTTTCCACTATGTGAAACCGGCTATTTATAAAAAAACATGA
- a CDS encoding MCP four helix bundle domain-containing protein gives MKKILGNLRMINKSLAGPVLVLLLLIILGAVSYRGIQIQQEAMDSFFNQRFQSYQWTSRILTALTEINFNIYKIINWAHANYDEKKIDQLRTEEIKVINQEWESFQKMVGGKGFSPEEQKLIQAIAPSFMEYKKVALNAIDMSMADLNTATVFMGSVDEKFQILNKHVKNLMELENRLSKDQYGATVTSSQLVKTILIFVMMAAILLSLVIGIYMAKIITNPIKQAMEVIKKVADGDLTQEITLISKDEIGALAQSVNAMRHKLGEMVSQSTAMSQTLSSAASQQAASIEETSSSLEELSSMTKQNAGNAAEADRLMSLAKEKMAKTQISMDELSGSIKEIVVASEHSQKIIKTIDEIAFQTNLLALNAAVEAARAGEAGAGFAVVADEVRNLAMRAAEAAKNTSNLIEDIVKKIKSGAVLVTSTDQDFKQVAANTSKAVDLVGEIASASKEQSQGIEQINKAVADMNSGTQTNAASAEELAAIMSEFKISHNGHKGKERHLPGARRIPSPIPAKRLSGHQTPLKGQEISPEKIIPLTEEDFQEF, from the coding sequence ATGAAAAAGATCCTGGGCAATTTAAGAATGATCAATAAATCCCTGGCCGGGCCGGTCCTGGTGTTACTGTTATTGATTATTTTAGGCGCGGTCTCCTATCGCGGGATTCAGATCCAGCAGGAGGCAATGGATTCCTTTTTTAATCAACGATTCCAGAGCTATCAATGGACTTCAAGGATATTGACGGCCTTGACTGAAATCAATTTTAATATTTATAAAATCATTAACTGGGCCCATGCCAATTATGATGAAAAAAAGATTGATCAGCTCAGAACCGAAGAAATTAAAGTGATTAATCAGGAATGGGAATCGTTCCAAAAAATGGTCGGTGGCAAAGGGTTTTCCCCGGAAGAACAAAAACTCATCCAGGCCATCGCACCGAGCTTCATGGAATATAAGAAAGTGGCTTTAAATGCCATTGATATGTCCATGGCCGATTTAAATACCGCTACGGTCTTCATGGGTTCGGTCGATGAAAAATTTCAAATTTTAAATAAGCATGTAAAAAATTTGATGGAATTGGAAAATCGATTAAGCAAGGACCAGTATGGCGCAACGGTTACCAGTTCCCAATTAGTCAAAACCATCCTGATTTTTGTGATGATGGCGGCTATTCTCCTTTCCCTGGTGATCGGAATTTATATGGCTAAAATTATAACCAATCCGATCAAACAGGCCATGGAAGTCATTAAAAAAGTCGCTGATGGCGATCTGACCCAGGAAATAACCCTGATTTCCAAGGATGAAATCGGTGCCTTGGCCCAATCGGTCAATGCCATGCGGCATAAACTGGGAGAAATGGTCAGCCAGTCTACGGCCATGTCCCAGACCCTTTCCAGTGCGGCTTCTCAACAGGCCGCCTCCATTGAGGAAACCTCCTCTTCTCTGGAGGAGTTGTCTTCCATGACGAAACAAAATGCCGGGAATGCCGCTGAGGCCGACCGCCTCATGTCCTTAGCCAAAGAAAAAATGGCCAAGACCCAAATCTCCATGGATGAACTCAGTGGATCGATAAAGGAAATCGTGGTCGCCAGTGAGCATTCCCAGAAGATCATCAAGACCATTGATGAGATTGCTTTCCAGACCAATCTGCTGGCCTTGAATGCCGCAGTCGAGGCGGCCCGGGCCGGTGAGGCCGGTGCAGGATTTGCCGTGGTGGCCGATGAGGTCCGAAACCTGGCTATGCGGGCCGCCGAGGCGGCTAAAAACACCTCCAACCTGATCGAGGATATTGTCAAGAAAATAAAAAGCGGTGCTGTGTTGGTGACTTCGACCGATCAGGATTTCAAACAGGTGGCCGCTAACACGTCCAAGGCCGTTGATTTAGTGGGTGAAATCGCTTCGGCCTCCAAAGAGCAGTCACAAGGGATTGAGCAGATCAACAAAGCCGTGGCGGATATGAATTCCGGGACCCAAACCAATGCGGCCAGTGCTGAGGAATTGGCGGCTATCATGTCCGAGTTTAAGATCAGCCATAACGGTCACAAGGGGAAGGAAAGGCATCTCCCCGGGGCCAGGAGAATCCCATCCCCCATCCCTGCCAAAAGGCTCTCGGGACATCAGACCCCTTTAAAAGGGCAAGAAATATCCCCTGAGAAAATTATCCCCTTAACCGAAGAAGATTTTCAGGAGTTTTAA
- a CDS encoding cache domain-containing protein, whose amino-acid sequence MKKWIVVLIAGLFLTGLIGFASAAGNADEAKTLVEKGIQFYKANGKDKALAEFSNPKGQFVKGELYIFIWDVNGTVLAHGTNQKLIGKDVSGLKDADGKLFVKDGLELAKSKGSGWVDYKWTNPVTKKMDDKTTFVKKVDDLIFCCGIYK is encoded by the coding sequence ATGAAAAAGTGGATTGTGGTCTTGATTGCGGGTCTTTTCTTAACGGGTTTAATCGGGTTCGCTTCGGCTGCCGGAAATGCCGATGAAGCCAAAACGCTGGTAGAAAAAGGTATTCAATTTTACAAGGCCAATGGGAAAGATAAGGCCCTGGCTGAATTCAGTAATCCTAAAGGGCAGTTTGTTAAGGGGGAGTTGTATATCTTTATCTGGGATGTAAACGGGACGGTTTTGGCCCATGGGACCAATCAAAAATTGATCGGCAAAGACGTTAGTGGATTAAAAGATGCCGACGGCAAACTTTTTGTCAAGGATGGGCTGGAGTTGGCCAAATCAAAAGGCAGCGGCTGGGTGGATTATAAATGGACTAACCCGGTTACCAAAAAAATGGATGACAAGACCACTTTTGTTAAAAAGGTGGATGACCTTATCTTTTGTTGCGGTATTTATAAATAA
- a CDS encoding helix-turn-helix domain-containing protein, producing MATIVTAKEVGHYLKLTESTIYKLALSGEIPGFRVGKSWRFDMEEIIQRIDSAKKTKKTA from the coding sequence ATGGCCACTATCGTGACAGCGAAAGAAGTAGGACACTATTTAAAATTGACGGAATCAACCATTTATAAGTTGGCGCTAAGCGGTGAAATTCCCGGGTTCAGGGTCGGCAAATCCTGGAGATTTGATATGGAGGAAATTATCCAGCGCATCGATTCCGCTAAAAAAACAAAAAAAACGGCCTGA
- a CDS encoding purine-binding chemotaxis protein CheW, with product MAEIVESVDKSQKTSLDREGKYLTFSLAGEEYGIVILKVKEIIGMMPITPVPKTPSYVKGVINLRGKVIPVADLRLKFDMEEMDYTERTCIIVVEIKDGAGHVLMGVVVDSVSEVLNIKNGEIEDTPAFGTQMDTGYILGMAKTGGAVKILLDIDKVFGDEEMIEMEKAA from the coding sequence ATGGCAGAGATCGTAGAATCAGTGGACAAGAGTCAAAAAACTTCCTTGGATCGCGAAGGGAAATACCTGACCTTTTCTCTGGCCGGTGAGGAATATGGGATTGTTATCCTGAAGGTAAAGGAGATCATCGGAATGATGCCTATAACTCCGGTCCCCAAAACACCGTCTTATGTTAAAGGGGTGATAAACCTTCGGGGGAAAGTAATCCCCGTGGCCGATCTCAGACTGAAGTTCGATATGGAAGAGATGGATTATACGGAACGGACCTGCATCATCGTCGTCGAAATTAAGGACGGTGCCGGACATGTTTTGATGGGGGTGGTGGTCGATTCGGTTTCTGAGGTCTTGAACATCAAAAACGGGGAAATAGAAGATACGCCGGCTTTCGGGACGCAAATGGATACGGGTTATATTCTTGGTATGGCCAAAACCGGGGGAGCGGTCAAGATCCTTCTGGACATCGACAAAGTCTTCGGCGATGAAGAAATGATCGAGATGGAAAAAGCGGCCTGA